In one window of Hymenobacter nivis DNA:
- a CDS encoding amidohydrolase family protein, which yields MKKVYQLRLVLGALLGLAAAAPGRAQVPPAFTPQVQAFIKVNAPVVALTDAKVIDGTGRPALLHQTVLLRGGRIAQVGPTKKVKVPPGAQVISCTGKTLIPGLVMLHEHLYYTMPAGGLFNIAQMPYSFPRLYLAGGATTIRTAGSIEPQTDLAIQRLIGEGKFIGPDMDVTAPYMEEPGMDIPALNTIKGPADAAASTKFWADKGCTSFKMYMHATRADLAAVVAEAHPRHLKITGHLCALTYREAAEIGIDNLEHGFMASSDFVPGKAADACDYPAAHQALQRLPADSPAMADLIKFLISKNVALTSTLPVFEPYTGREVVLGGGLDALIPQLQERETAVWQQNQGKDSASVALFKKEQGWEKQFSDAGGLLVAGTDPTGAGRTIAGYANRREVELLVEGGFTPREAIKICTLNGARYLGRDKEIGTIEAGKQADLVLINGDPEQDIHQLRQMEIVFKYGVGFDSPKLFESMKGKVGLN from the coding sequence ATGAAAAAAGTGTACCAGCTTCGCCTCGTGCTCGGGGCCCTCCTCGGCCTGGCCGCCGCCGCGCCCGGCCGGGCGCAGGTCCCGCCGGCCTTCACGCCGCAAGTGCAGGCCTTCATCAAGGTGAACGCGCCCGTGGTGGCCCTCACCGACGCCAAGGTCATCGATGGTACCGGCCGGCCGGCGCTGCTGCACCAAACCGTGCTGTTGCGCGGCGGCCGCATCGCGCAGGTGGGGCCCACCAAAAAAGTAAAGGTGCCGCCCGGGGCCCAGGTTATCAGCTGTACGGGCAAAACGCTGATTCCCGGGCTGGTGATGCTGCACGAGCACCTATATTACACCATGCCGGCGGGCGGGCTTTTCAACATTGCCCAGATGCCGTACTCGTTTCCGCGCCTGTACCTGGCCGGCGGGGCCACCACCATCCGCACGGCCGGCAGCATCGAGCCGCAAACCGACCTTGCCATCCAGCGCCTTATCGGCGAAGGCAAGTTCATCGGCCCCGATATGGACGTGACCGCGCCCTACATGGAGGAACCGGGCATGGATATTCCGGCCCTGAACACCATTAAGGGCCCCGCCGATGCCGCCGCCAGCACCAAGTTTTGGGCCGACAAGGGCTGCACGTCGTTCAAAATGTATATGCACGCCACCCGCGCCGACCTGGCCGCCGTGGTGGCCGAAGCCCACCCGCGCCACCTCAAAATCACGGGCCACCTCTGCGCCCTCACCTACCGCGAGGCGGCCGAAATTGGCATCGACAACCTGGAGCACGGCTTCATGGCCAGCTCCGATTTCGTGCCCGGCAAAGCCGCTGATGCCTGCGACTATCCCGCCGCCCACCAGGCCCTGCAACGCCTGCCCGCCGACAGCCCGGCCATGGCGGACCTCATCAAGTTCTTGATTAGCAAAAACGTGGCCCTCACCTCCACGCTGCCCGTATTCGAGCCCTACACCGGCCGCGAAGTGGTGCTGGGTGGCGGTCTCGACGCCCTGATTCCGCAGCTGCAAGAGCGCGAAACCGCGGTCTGGCAGCAAAACCAGGGCAAGGACTCGGCCAGCGTGGCGCTGTTCAAAAAGGAGCAGGGCTGGGAAAAACAGTTCTCCGACGCCGGGGGCCTGCTCGTGGCCGGCACCGACCCCACCGGCGCGGGCCGCACCATCGCCGGCTATGCCAATCGCCGCGAAGTTGAACTGCTCGTCGAGGGCGGCTTCACCCCGCGCGAGGCCATTAAAATCTGCACCCTGAACGGGGCCCGCTACCTGGGCCGCGACAAAGAAATCGGTACCATCGAAGCCGGCAAGCAAGCCGACCTCGTGCTGATAAACGGCGACCCCGAGCAGGATATCCACCAGCTCCGCCAAATGGAAATTGTGTTCAAGTACGGCGTCGGCTTCGATTCGCCCAAGCTGTTCGAGTCGATGAAAGGCAAGGTGGGGCTGAATTAG
- a CDS encoding N-6 DNA methylase, which yields MKTVKKVQSVEPNITELGNGWLKLHKLKYKLEQESLNFEIDKALSDYFTKNGGSGSNRPDTKLLLQDKDLSFYPILIEYKGYKEKLVKLDSDGRVENKTAKNEPHFNNINGFAVNGAIHYANGLLHHTSYTDIIAIGMTGYKSETGELKFDIGVYYVSKTNFGAGQYVGEFTDFSFLAPKNFDWFVGKIGDLHLSPEEIENLKEQREKEIDSSLLKLNNDIYESESGLAESDRVYLVAASIIATLGVPGKVAPLEKTDLKSSSESGNRDGDIIVRKIKSFLDEKALPKEKQDLIVRTLQNTLTTENINKIVDGETQLKRVFSKIVDDLGIYYKIGLTTDFTGKLFNEMYGWLGFTQDKLNDVVLTPSHVANLLVKLARVNKDSYVWDFATGSAGLLVAAMNEMLVDAKNTISSRDELTQKELSIKAEQLLGLELLSSIYMLAILNMILMGDGSSNILNIDSIKDFDGKYSFGKTNTLFPADALVLNPPYSAQGNGMNFVEKALGMMNKGYAAIIIQNSAGSGKAVAYNKRILEKNTLLASIKMPVDIFIGKSSVQTNIYVFKVNEKHHRDEMVKFINFSNDGYTRTSRKKASNNLKDSDRAKQRYDEIVNLVRFGRSKLDIFTNKEYYEGKIDPTSGVDWNQSAPTDTKTILRDFQKTLSDHMLWDISGIIKQTNTEAEVLAKLNNKLQENNWVEFKLDDLFKKAKIKSLKYKASELPSEATEDFALAALTAGIQNQGLNNFVPSHGATILKNVISISANGANTGATFFQSKEFTVLQDAYVIEWNYNNEELSNNQYLFLTAAISKTIYGNYEWTNKASWERIKSQKIQLPTKGQKIDFEFMEAFVAELEAERIGVIESYLNKYKKATKEQVEHR from the coding sequence ATGAAAACCGTCAAAAAAGTCCAATCCGTAGAACCAAATATTACCGAACTCGGCAATGGGTGGCTGAAGCTTCATAAATTAAAGTATAAGCTGGAGCAGGAGTCGCTAAATTTTGAAATAGATAAAGCACTCTCGGATTACTTCACCAAAAACGGCGGATCTGGGTCTAATCGTCCCGATACAAAACTCTTGTTACAGGACAAGGACCTGAGTTTTTACCCTATTCTCATCGAATACAAGGGTTACAAGGAAAAGCTAGTAAAGCTCGATAGTGATGGGAGGGTAGAAAATAAAACCGCTAAAAATGAACCTCATTTTAACAATATAAACGGTTTTGCTGTAAACGGCGCGATACATTACGCAAATGGTTTGCTTCACCACACTAGTTACACTGATATAATTGCAATCGGTATGACTGGCTACAAAAGTGAAACAGGTGAATTAAAATTCGACATTGGCGTATATTATGTTTCCAAAACCAACTTTGGCGCTGGTCAATACGTGGGAGAATTTACGGATTTTTCCTTTCTAGCACCCAAGAATTTCGATTGGTTTGTTGGGAAAATAGGCGACTTGCACCTTTCCCCGGAGGAGATTGAAAATTTAAAGGAACAACGGGAAAAAGAGATTGATTCAAGTCTATTAAAGCTAAATAATGACATATATGAAAGTGAAAGCGGCCTGGCCGAAAGCGACCGTGTTTATCTGGTTGCAGCTTCCATAATTGCTACGCTGGGTGTTCCTGGCAAAGTAGCTCCCCTCGAAAAGACAGACCTTAAATCTTCCAGCGAAAGCGGCAACAGAGACGGGGACATAATTGTGAGGAAAATTAAATCTTTTTTGGACGAGAAAGCACTTCCTAAAGAAAAACAAGACCTTATCGTAAGAACACTACAAAACACGCTCACTACGGAGAACATCAATAAAATAGTAGATGGTGAAACGCAACTAAAAAGGGTCTTTTCTAAAATCGTCGATGATTTAGGAATTTACTATAAAATTGGTTTAACAACTGATTTTACTGGTAAGCTTTTCAACGAGATGTACGGCTGGCTTGGCTTTACCCAAGACAAGCTGAATGATGTGGTTCTGACACCTTCTCATGTAGCCAATCTTCTGGTTAAATTGGCTAGGGTCAACAAAGACTCTTACGTATGGGATTTTGCTACGGGTTCGGCTGGTCTCTTAGTTGCGGCAATGAACGAAATGCTTGTAGATGCTAAGAATACTATTAGCTCACGGGATGAACTCACCCAGAAAGAACTAAGCATAAAAGCTGAACAGTTATTAGGTTTAGAGCTTTTATCGAGCATTTATATGCTGGCGATACTAAACATGATTTTGATGGGCGACGGGAGTTCAAATATCCTAAATATAGACTCAATCAAGGATTTTGACGGAAAGTATAGTTTTGGTAAAACAAATACGCTATTTCCGGCTGACGCTTTGGTGCTGAATCCCCCATACTCCGCTCAAGGCAACGGAATGAATTTCGTTGAGAAGGCATTGGGTATGATGAATAAAGGCTATGCAGCCATTATCATTCAAAATTCTGCGGGGTCGGGAAAAGCAGTAGCTTATAATAAAAGGATTTTGGAGAAAAATACACTTTTGGCAAGTATAAAAATGCCAGTAGACATTTTTATTGGTAAGTCCAGTGTGCAAACCAATATTTATGTTTTTAAGGTAAATGAAAAACATCATCGGGATGAAATGGTGAAGTTTATCAATTTCTCCAATGATGGTTACACCAGAACCAGCCGTAAGAAAGCCAGTAACAATTTGAAAGATTCAGACCGGGCGAAGCAACGGTATGATGAGATTGTAAACTTAGTCCGTTTCGGGCGAAGCAAGCTTGATATTTTCACGAACAAAGAATATTATGAAGGTAAGATTGACCCAACTAGCGGTGTGGATTGGAATCAAAGCGCACCAACTGATACCAAGACAATACTTCGGGATTTTCAGAAAACACTAAGTGACCATATGTTGTGGGATATTTCTGGTATTATTAAACAAACGAACACAGAAGCAGAGGTACTGGCGAAATTAAATAATAAACTGCAAGAAAATAATTGGGTAGAGTTTAAACTGGATGATTTATTCAAAAAGGCTAAAATAAAATCCTTGAAGTATAAAGCTTCGGAACTGCCTAGCGAAGCGACAGAAGATTTCGCTCTGGCTGCCTTGACCGCTGGTATCCAAAATCAGGGTTTAAATAATTTCGTGCCGAGCCATGGTGCAACTATTTTAAAAAATGTTATATCAATTTCTGCAAATGGTGCAAATACAGGAGCCACTTTTTTCCAGAGCAAAGAGTTTACAGTTTTGCAGGATGCTTATGTTATAGAATGGAATTATAACAATGAAGAACTATCCAATAATCAATACCTTTTTCTGACCGCTGCTATCTCCAAAACAATTTATGGTAACTACGAGTGGACTAACAAAGCCTCTTGGGAAAGAATAAAATCCCAAAAAATTCAATTGCCTACCAAGGGTCAAAAAATAGATTTTGAGTTCATGGAAGCCTTTGTGGCTGAACTCGAAGCTGAACGTATAGGGGTCATTGAATCATATTTAAACAAATACAAAAAGGCAACAAAAGAGCAAGTTGAGCATCGTTAA
- a CDS encoding NmrA family NAD(P)-binding protein — protein sequence MTEPELVTQIHPLAQPALIVLAGATGDLGHRIAQHLLQRGARVRALVRPGNTKPAVETLRQQGATIVEVDFNDVGALTYACVDAACVVSAVSGLRDVIVDLQTRLLDAAVAAGVPRFIPSDYSIDFTKLPTGSNRNLDLRREFGQRLDGAPIAATSILNGMFMDLLTEQAPMVLFGVRRVLYWGSADQPLDFTTIANTAAFTAAAALDATTPRYLRVAGEVATVRGLQAAATTVTGRRFGRLRAGSLWLLKLMIQATRRLAPAPDEVFPPWQGMQYLHNMFTGAPKLAPLDNARYPEIRWTPLREVLATVP from the coding sequence ATGACTGAACCTGAATTGGTTACGCAAATCCACCCGCTCGCCCAACCCGCCCTCATCGTGCTGGCCGGCGCCACCGGCGACCTCGGCCACCGCATCGCGCAGCACCTCCTGCAACGCGGTGCCCGCGTGCGGGCCCTGGTGCGCCCCGGTAACACCAAGCCCGCAGTCGAAACCCTGCGCCAACAAGGCGCCACCATCGTGGAAGTCGATTTCAACGACGTGGGGGCCCTAACCTACGCCTGCGTTGATGCAGCTTGCGTGGTGTCGGCCGTATCGGGCCTGCGCGACGTGATTGTGGACTTGCAAACGCGGCTGCTCGACGCGGCCGTGGCCGCTGGCGTGCCCCGCTTCATCCCGTCCGACTACTCCATCGACTTCACCAAGCTCCCCACCGGCTCCAACCGCAACCTCGATCTGCGCCGCGAGTTCGGCCAGCGGCTCGATGGGGCCCCCATCGCCGCCACGTCCATCCTCAACGGCATGTTCATGGACCTGCTGACCGAGCAGGCGCCGATGGTCCTATTCGGCGTCCGGCGGGTGCTGTACTGGGGCAGCGCCGACCAGCCGCTCGACTTCACCACCATCGCCAACACCGCCGCCTTCACGGCTGCCGCCGCCCTCGACGCCACCACGCCCCGCTACCTGCGCGTGGCCGGCGAAGTTGCCACCGTCCGCGGCCTCCAGGCCGCCGCCACTACCGTCACGGGCCGCCGCTTCGGCCGCCTGCGGGCCGGCAGCCTGTGGCTCCTGAAGCTGATGATTCAGGCAACGCGCCGGCTCGCCCCGGCCCCCGACGAGGTATTCCCGCCCTGGCAGGGCATGCAGTACCTGCACAACATGTTCACCGGGGCCCCCAAACTCGCGCCCCTCGACAACGCCCGCTACCCCGAAATCCGGTGGACGCCACTGCGCGAAGTGCTGGCCACAGTACCCTAG